One Pseudomonas fluorescens genomic region harbors:
- a CDS encoding polyamine ABC transporter substrate-binding protein translates to MPIFSSLRNALLAAAGLTFMVGAQAAGTVHIYNWSDYIGESTLADFEKETGIKPVYDVFDSNETLEGKLLAGRTGYDVVVPSNHFLGKQIKAGAFQKLDKAQLPNYSNLDPVLLKRLQQNDPGNLYAVPYLWGTNGIGYNVDKVKAVLGIDKIDSWAVLFEPENIKKLHSCGVAFLDSADEMMPTMLNYLGLNANSTNTKDYEKATAKLLAVRPYVTYFHSSKYIGDLANGDICVAIGFSGDIFQAKNRAEEAKKGVNIAYSIPKEGGALWFDMLAIPKDSSNVKEAHAFINYLLKPEVIAQVSDYVGYANPNPGSDKLMEQSIRTDEAVYPPQAVLDKTYVSTELPPNIQRLMTRSWTKVKSGK, encoded by the coding sequence TTGCCTATTTTTTCTTCTTTGCGCAATGCCCTGCTGGCCGCTGCCGGCCTGACGTTCATGGTCGGCGCTCAAGCCGCCGGCACGGTGCATATTTATAACTGGTCCGATTACATCGGCGAATCGACCCTGGCCGATTTTGAGAAAGAGACGGGGATCAAACCGGTCTACGACGTCTTCGATTCCAACGAAACCCTGGAGGGCAAATTGCTCGCCGGGCGTACCGGCTATGACGTAGTCGTGCCGTCGAACCACTTCCTTGGCAAGCAGATCAAGGCTGGCGCCTTCCAAAAACTCGACAAGGCGCAGCTGCCAAATTATTCCAACCTCGATCCGGTGCTGCTCAAGCGCCTGCAACAGAACGACCCCGGCAACCTTTATGCCGTGCCGTATCTGTGGGGTACCAACGGCATCGGCTACAACGTCGACAAGGTCAAAGCCGTGCTCGGCATCGACAAGATCGATTCCTGGGCCGTGCTGTTCGAGCCGGAAAACATCAAGAAACTGCATAGCTGCGGCGTCGCGTTCCTTGATTCGGCGGATGAAATGATGCCGACGATGCTCAATTACCTGGGCCTGAACGCCAACAGCACCAACACCAAGGACTACGAAAAAGCCACCGCCAAGCTGCTCGCCGTGCGTCCCTACGTGACCTACTTCCACTCTTCGAAGTACATCGGCGATCTGGCCAATGGCGACATCTGCGTGGCCATCGGTTTCTCCGGCGATATCTTCCAGGCGAAGAACCGTGCCGAGGAAGCCAAGAAGGGCGTCAACATCGCCTATTCGATCCCGAAAGAGGGTGGTGCGCTGTGGTTCGACATGCTGGCGATTCCCAAGGATTCGTCCAACGTCAAGGAAGCCCACGCCTTCATCAACTATTTGCTGAAACCTGAGGTGATTGCCCAGGTCAGTGATTACGTGGGTTATGCCAACCCCAACCCGGGTTCGGACAAATTGATGGAGCAGTCCATCCGTACTGACGAAGCGGTTTATCCACCGCAAGCGGTCCTCGACAAGACCTACGTGTCGACCGAGTTGCCGCCCAATATTCAGCGTTTGATGACCCGCAGCTGGACCAAGGTCAAGTCGGGCAAATAA
- a CDS encoding polyamine ABC transporter substrate-binding protein, with protein MKALGKKLAGKTLLALSVAGMMAGAVHADDKVLHVYNWSDYIAPDTVANFEKATGIKVVYDVFDSNETLEAKLLAGKSGYDIVVPSNNFLAKQIKAGVYQELDKSKLPNWKNLDEDLLKAVGDASDQGNKHAFPYMWGSIGIGYNPAKVKAALGIDKIDSWDVVFKPENIEKLKSCGVSFLDAPTEMIPAALHYLGKPTNSKDKADLKAAEDLFLKIRPSVAYFHSSKYISDLANGNICVAVGYSGDLEQSKTRAQEAGDKVKLAYTIPKEGAGTFYDMVAIPKDAENVEAAYKFMNYLLEPQVMAGITNAVRFPNGNKAATPLVDKDITSDPSIYPSAEVKKQLYAISDLDAATLRLITRSWTKIKSGK; from the coding sequence ATGAAGGCATTAGGTAAAAAGCTTGCTGGCAAGACTCTTCTCGCGCTGTCCGTGGCGGGCATGATGGCGGGTGCGGTTCACGCGGACGACAAAGTACTGCACGTCTACAACTGGTCCGACTATATCGCGCCGGACACCGTGGCCAACTTCGAGAAAGCCACCGGGATCAAAGTCGTCTACGACGTCTTCGACAGTAACGAAACCCTGGAAGCCAAGCTGCTGGCCGGCAAGTCCGGTTACGACATCGTGGTGCCTTCCAACAATTTCCTCGCCAAGCAGATCAAGGCCGGTGTCTACCAGGAGCTGGACAAGTCCAAGCTGCCGAACTGGAAAAACCTCGACGAAGATCTGCTCAAGGCCGTTGGCGACGCCAGCGACCAGGGCAACAAACACGCCTTCCCGTACATGTGGGGTTCGATCGGCATCGGCTACAACCCGGCCAAGGTCAAGGCTGCGCTGGGCATCGACAAGATCGATTCGTGGGATGTGGTGTTCAAGCCTGAAAACATCGAAAAACTCAAAAGCTGCGGCGTGAGCTTCCTCGATGCCCCGACCGAAATGATTCCGGCGGCATTGCACTATCTGGGCAAACCGACCAACAGCAAGGACAAGGCTGACCTGAAAGCCGCCGAAGACCTGTTCCTGAAGATTCGTCCTTCGGTCGCCTACTTCCATTCTTCCAAGTACATCTCCGATCTGGCCAACGGCAACATCTGCGTCGCCGTCGGCTACTCGGGTGACCTGGAACAATCCAAGACCCGCGCTCAGGAAGCCGGTGACAAGGTCAAACTGGCCTACACCATTCCAAAAGAAGGCGCCGGTACTTTCTACGACATGGTCGCCATTCCCAAGGATGCCGAAAACGTCGAAGCAGCTTACAAATTCATGAACTACCTGCTCGAGCCGCAAGTGATGGCCGGCATCACCAATGCCGTTCGTTTCCCGAACGGCAACAAGGCCGCCACGCCTCTGGTCGACAAGGACATCACCAGCGATCCGAGCATCTACCCGTCGGCTGAAGTGAAGAAGCAACTGTATGCGATCAGCGATCTGGACGCGGCGACCCTGCGCCTGATCACTCGCAGCTGGACCAAGATCAAATCGGGCAAATAA
- a CDS encoding aspartate aminotransferase family protein, translating to MTSNNPQTREWQALSSDHHLAPFSDFKQLKEKGPRIITNAKGVYLWDSEGNKILDGMAGLWCVAIGYGRDELADAAAKQMRELPYYNLFFQTAHPPALELAKSIADVAPEGMNHVFFTGSGSEGNDTMLRMVRHYWAIKGQPNKKVIISRKNGYHGSTVAGASLGGMTYMHEQGDLPIPGIVHIAQPYWFAEGGEMTPDEFGIWAANQLEEKILEVGVDNVGAFIAEPIQGAGGVIIPPDTYWPRIKEILAKYDILFVADEVICGFGRTGEWFGSDFYDLKPDMMTIAKGLTSGYIPMGGLIVRDSVVAVLNEGGDFNHGFTYSGHPVAAAVGLENIRILRDEKIIENAHNETAPYLQKRLRELNDHPLVGEVRGVGLLGAIELVQDKATRKRYEGKGVGMICRQFCFDNGLIMRAVGDTMIIAPPLVISKAEIDELVTKARKCLDLTLSVLQA from the coding sequence ATGACCAGCAACAACCCGCAAACCCGCGAGTGGCAAGCACTCAGCAGTGATCACCATCTGGCGCCGTTCAGCGACTTCAAGCAGCTGAAAGAAAAAGGCCCGCGGATCATCACCAACGCCAAGGGCGTTTACCTGTGGGACAGCGAGGGCAACAAGATCCTCGACGGCATGGCCGGTCTGTGGTGCGTGGCCATCGGTTACGGTCGCGATGAGCTGGCCGACGCGGCCGCCAAACAGATGCGCGAGCTGCCGTATTACAACCTGTTCTTCCAGACCGCTCACCCACCAGCGCTGGAGCTGGCCAAGTCGATTGCCGACGTGGCGCCGGAAGGCATGAACCACGTGTTCTTCACCGGTTCCGGCTCCGAAGGCAATGACACTATGCTGCGCATGGTTCGCCACTATTGGGCGATCAAGGGCCAGCCGAACAAGAAAGTCATCATCAGCCGCAAGAACGGTTATCACGGTTCGACCGTGGCCGGCGCGAGCCTCGGTGGCATGACTTATATGCATGAGCAGGGCGACTTGCCGATTCCTGGCATCGTCCACATCGCCCAGCCGTACTGGTTCGCCGAAGGTGGCGAGATGACCCCGGACGAGTTCGGCATCTGGGCGGCCAATCAGCTCGAAGAAAAAATTCTCGAAGTCGGCGTCGACAACGTCGGTGCCTTTATTGCCGAGCCGATCCAGGGTGCCGGTGGCGTGATCATTCCGCCCGATACCTACTGGCCGCGCATCAAGGAAATCCTCGCCAAGTACGACATTCTGTTCGTCGCCGACGAAGTGATCTGTGGTTTCGGCCGTACCGGTGAGTGGTTCGGTAGCGATTTCTACGACCTCAAGCCCGACATGATGACCATCGCCAAAGGCCTGACCTCCGGCTACATCCCGATGGGTGGCCTGATCGTCCGCGACTCGGTGGTGGCAGTGCTCAACGAAGGTGGCGATTTCAACCACGGCTTCACCTACTCCGGCCACCCGGTGGCTGCTGCGGTGGGTCTGGAAAACATCCGCATTCTGCGCGACGAAAAAATTATCGAGAACGCCCACAACGAAACGGCACCGTATTTGCAGAAACGTCTGCGGGAACTGAACGATCATCCGTTGGTGGGTGAGGTTCGCGGCGTCGGTCTGTTGGGCGCGATCGAGCTGGTGCAGGACAAGGCCACGCGCAAGCGTTACGAAGGCAAGGGCGTCGGCATGATTTGCCGGCAGTTCTGCTTCGACAACGGCCTGATCATGCGTGCGGTAGGCGACACCATGATCATCGCGCCGCCGCTGGTCATCAGCAAAGCCGAGATCGATGAGCTGGTTACAAAAGCACGCAAGTGTCTGGACCTGACGCTCAGTGTGTTGCAGGCCTAG
- a CDS encoding glutamine synthetase family protein, with protein sequence MSTNLDQLTDWLKDHKITEVECMIADLTGITRGKISPTNKFIAEKGMRLPESVLLQTVTGDYVEDDIYYELLDPADIDMICRPDQNAVYMVPWAIEPTAQVIHDTYDKQGNPIELSPRNVLKKVLKLYADKGWQPIVAPEMEFYLTKRSDDPDYPLQPPIGRSGRPEIGRQSFSIEAANEFDPLFEDVYDWCELQELDLDTLIHEDGTAQMEINFRHGDALSLADQILVFKRTMREAALKHDVAATFMAKPMTGEPGSAMHLHQSIIDIETGKNVFSNEDGTMSQLFLHHIGGLQKLIPELLPLFAPNVNSFRRFLPDTSAPVNVEWGEENRTVGLRVPDAGPQNRRVENRLPGADANPYLAIAASLLCGYIGMVEGLNPSAPVVGRGYERRNLRLPLTIEDALERMENSATIEKYLGKTFITGYVAVKRAEHENFKRVISSWEREYLLFAV encoded by the coding sequence ATGAGCACCAACCTCGACCAGCTCACCGATTGGTTGAAAGACCACAAGATCACAGAAGTCGAATGCATGATCGCCGACTTGACCGGGATCACCCGGGGCAAGATTTCGCCGACCAACAAGTTCATCGCCGAGAAAGGCATGCGTCTGCCCGAGAGTGTGCTGTTGCAGACCGTAACCGGCGACTACGTTGAAGACGACATCTATTACGAACTGCTCGACCCGGCCGACATCGACATGATCTGCCGCCCCGACCAGAACGCCGTGTACATGGTGCCGTGGGCCATCGAGCCGACCGCACAGGTGATCCACGACACCTACGACAAGCAAGGCAACCCGATCGAGCTGTCGCCGCGCAACGTTCTCAAGAAAGTCCTCAAACTCTATGCCGACAAGGGCTGGCAGCCGATCGTGGCGCCGGAAATGGAGTTTTACCTGACCAAGCGCAGCGACGATCCCGACTATCCATTGCAGCCGCCAATCGGGCGCTCGGGCCGTCCGGAGATCGGTCGCCAGTCGTTCTCGATTGAAGCCGCCAACGAATTCGACCCGCTGTTCGAAGACGTTTATGACTGGTGCGAACTGCAGGAACTGGACCTCGACACGCTGATCCACGAAGACGGCACGGCGCAGATGGAGATCAACTTCCGTCACGGCGATGCGCTGTCGCTGGCCGATCAGATTCTGGTGTTCAAACGCACCATGCGCGAAGCGGCACTCAAGCACGACGTGGCCGCAACCTTCATGGCCAAACCGATGACCGGCGAGCCAGGCAGTGCGATGCACTTGCACCAGAGCATTATCGACATCGAGACCGGCAAAAACGTTTTCTCCAATGAAGACGGGACCATGAGCCAGTTGTTCCTGCATCACATCGGTGGTTTGCAGAAACTGATCCCCGAGCTGTTGCCGCTGTTCGCACCGAACGTCAATTCGTTCCGCCGCTTCCTGCCGGATACCTCGGCGCCGGTGAACGTCGAATGGGGCGAAGAAAACCGCACTGTCGGCCTGCGTGTGCCGGATGCCGGCCCGCAGAACCGTCGCGTGGAAAACCGTCTGCCGGGCGCTGACGCCAACCCGTATCTAGCGATTGCTGCGAGCCTGCTCTGCGGCTACATCGGCATGGTCGAGGGCCTCAACCCGAGCGCGCCGGTGGTCGGTCGTGGTTACGAGCGCCGCAATCTGCGCCTGCCGCTGACCATCGAAGATGCGCTGGAGCGTATGGAAAACAGCGCCACCATCGAGAAATACCTGGGCAAAACTTTCATCACGGGCTACGTCGCGGTCAAGCGGGCCGAGCATGAAAACTTCAAGCGCGTGATCAGTTCGTGGGAGCGCGAGTATCTGCTCTTCGCCGTCTGA
- a CDS encoding glutamine synthetase family protein: MSVPPRAVQLNEANAFLKEHPEVLYVDLLIADMNGVVRGKRIERTSLHKVYEKGINLPASLFALDINGSTVESTGLGLDIGDADRICYPIPDTLCNEPWQKRPTAQLLMTMHELEGDPFFADPREVLRQVVAKFDELGLTICAAFELEFYLIDQENVNGRPQPPRSPISGKRPHSTQVYLIDDLDEYVDCLQDILEGAKEQGIPADAIVKESAPAQFEVNLHHVADPIKACDYAVLLKRLIKNIAYDHEMDTTFMAKPYPGQAGNGLHVHISILDKEGKNIFASEDPEQNAALRHAIGGVLETLPAQMAFLCPNVNSYRRFGAQFYVPNSPCWGLDNRTVAIRVPTGSSDAVRIEHRVAGADANPYLLMASVLAGVHHGLVNKIEPGAPVEGNSYEQNEQSLPNNLRDALRELDDSEVMAKYIDPKYIDIFVACKESELEEFEHSISDLEYNWYLHTV, encoded by the coding sequence ATGTCGGTACCCCCGCGTGCCGTTCAGCTTAATGAAGCGAACGCGTTCCTTAAGGAACATCCTGAGGTTCTGTACGTTGACCTTCTGATTGCGGATATGAATGGTGTGGTGCGCGGCAAGCGCATCGAACGCACCAGCCTCCACAAGGTTTACGAGAAAGGCATCAACCTGCCGGCCTCTCTATTTGCTCTGGATATCAACGGTTCGACGGTGGAAAGCACCGGCCTGGGCCTGGACATCGGCGACGCCGATCGTATCTGCTATCCAATCCCCGATACCCTGTGCAACGAGCCATGGCAGAAGCGTCCAACCGCGCAACTGTTGATGACCATGCACGAACTCGAAGGCGATCCGTTCTTCGCCGATCCGCGCGAAGTGCTCCGTCAAGTTGTTGCAAAGTTTGACGAGCTTGGCTTGACCATCTGCGCGGCCTTCGAACTCGAGTTCTACCTGATCGATCAGGAAAACGTGAACGGCCGTCCACAGCCACCACGCTCGCCTATCTCGGGCAAGCGCCCGCATTCGACGCAGGTTTACCTGATTGACGACCTCGACGAATACGTCGATTGCCTCCAGGACATTCTCGAAGGCGCGAAAGAGCAAGGCATCCCGGCCGACGCCATCGTCAAGGAAAGTGCTCCGGCGCAGTTCGAAGTGAACCTGCACCATGTCGCCGACCCGATCAAGGCATGCGACTACGCGGTACTGCTCAAGCGTCTGATCAAGAACATCGCCTACGACCATGAAATGGACACCACTTTCATGGCCAAGCCGTATCCGGGCCAGGCAGGTAATGGTCTGCACGTACACATTTCGATTCTGGATAAAGAGGGCAAAAACATTTTTGCCAGCGAGGATCCCGAGCAGAACGCCGCGCTGCGTCACGCGATCGGCGGTGTGCTCGAGACCCTGCCCGCGCAGATGGCTTTCCTCTGCCCGAACGTCAACTCGTACCGTCGTTTCGGCGCACAGTTCTATGTGCCGAACTCGCCGTGCTGGGGCCTGGACAACCGCACCGTGGCGATTCGCGTACCGACCGGCTCGTCCGATGCCGTGCGTATCGAACACCGCGTGGCCGGCGCCGATGCCAACCCGTACCTGCTGATGGCTTCGGTGCTTGCCGGCGTGCATCACGGTCTGGTCAACAAGATCGAGCCGGGCGCGCCTGTCGAAGGCAACAGCTACGAGCAGAATGAACAGAGCCTGCCGAACAACTTGCGCGATGCCCTGCGTGAGCTGGACGACAGCGAGGTGATGGCCAAGTACATCGATCCGAAGTACATCGATATCTTCGTCGCCTGCAAGGAAAGCGAGCTGGAGGAGTTCGAACACTCGATCTCCGACCTTGAGTACAACTGGTATCTGCATACCGTTTAA
- a CDS encoding TetR/AcrR family transcriptional regulator → MTRPAPVRKPRARSQARIDSILDAARTLLAAEGVASLSIYSVAERAQIPPSSVYHFFASVPALLEALTADVHAAFRACLQAPIDHQALRDWRDLSRLVEQRMLEIYDEDAAARQLILAQHGLTEVTQADRQHDLELGDLMHKLFDQHFELPRLPDDVDVFALAMELGDRVYARSVQQHGQITPRMAEEGMRVFDAYIGLYLPPYLPKRNL, encoded by the coding sequence ATGACGCGTCCCGCCCCCGTCCGCAAACCCCGTGCCCGCAGTCAGGCGCGGATCGATTCGATACTCGACGCCGCGCGCACGCTGCTGGCCGCCGAGGGCGTGGCGAGTCTGTCGATTTACAGCGTCGCCGAGCGCGCCCAGATTCCGCCCTCCTCCGTGTATCACTTTTTCGCCAGCGTGCCGGCGCTGCTCGAAGCGTTGACGGCGGACGTGCACGCGGCGTTTCGCGCCTGTCTGCAAGCGCCGATTGATCACCAGGCTCTGCGTGACTGGCGCGATCTGTCGCGACTGGTCGAGCAGCGCATGCTCGAAATCTACGACGAAGACGCGGCCGCGCGGCAATTGATTCTGGCGCAACATGGTTTGACCGAAGTGACCCAGGCTGACCGTCAGCACGATCTGGAACTGGGCGACTTGATGCATAAGTTGTTCGACCAGCACTTCGAGTTGCCGAGGCTGCCGGACGATGTCGATGTGTTTGCCTTGGCGATGGAGCTGGGCGACCGGGTTTATGCACGCTCTGTGCAGCAGCACGGGCAGATCACCCCGCGCATGGCGGAGGAAGGGATGCGCGTTTTTGATGCCTACATTGGCCTGTATCTGCCGCCGTATCTGCCCAAAAGAAATCTTTAG
- a CDS encoding TOBE domain-containing protein: MTIKAINVRNQFKGSIKEIVLGDVLSEIDVQTASGIVTSVITTRSVKELELVVGSEVIAFVKSTEVSIAKL, translated from the coding sequence ATGACTATCAAAGCCATCAACGTGCGCAACCAGTTCAAAGGCTCGATCAAGGAAATCGTCCTCGGCGACGTGCTGTCGGAAATCGACGTGCAGACCGCTTCGGGTATCGTCACTTCGGTGATTACCACCCGTTCTGTGAAAGAACTGGAGCTGGTGGTCGGCAGTGAGGTGATCGCCTTCGTGAAATCCACCGAGGTGTCGATCGCCAAGTTGTAA
- the ssuB gene encoding aliphatic sulfonates ABC transporter ATP-binding protein, translating to MTAQQPPRLLRGIPLAVRNLQKTFGARQVLRDIDLHIPAGQFVAVVGRSGCGKSTLLRLLAGLDQPTGGDLLAGAAPLSDAREDTRLMFQEARLLPWKKIIDNVGLGLKGNWRPQALDALEAVGLADRANEWPAALSGGQKQRVALARALIHKPRLLLLDEPLGALDALTRIEMQQLIERLWQQHGFTVLLVTHDVSEAVAIADRVILIEDGEVGLDLHVELPRPRARGSHRLAALETEVLNRVLSLPGEPPEPEPVSPLPTQLRWAQ from the coding sequence ATGACCGCTCAACAACCTCCACGCCTGCTGCGCGGGATTCCGCTGGCAGTGCGCAACCTGCAGAAAACCTTCGGCGCGCGTCAGGTGCTGCGCGACATCGACCTGCATATTCCGGCGGGGCAGTTCGTCGCGGTGGTCGGACGTAGTGGCTGCGGCAAGAGCACGTTGTTGCGCTTGCTTGCCGGGCTCGATCAGCCGACCGGGGGCGACTTGCTCGCAGGTGCGGCGCCGCTCAGCGATGCGCGCGAGGACACCCGATTGATGTTTCAGGAAGCGCGCCTGCTGCCTTGGAAGAAGATTATCGACAACGTCGGCCTCGGCCTTAAAGGCAACTGGCGCCCGCAAGCACTCGACGCGCTGGAAGCGGTGGGTTTGGCGGATCGCGCCAATGAATGGCCGGCGGCGTTGTCCGGTGGCCAGAAGCAGCGAGTCGCACTGGCGCGGGCGTTGATTCATAAGCCGCGTCTGCTGCTGCTCGACGAGCCGCTGGGTGCGCTGGACGCGCTGACCCGCATCGAGATGCAGCAACTGATCGAACGGCTCTGGCAGCAACATGGCTTCACCGTGCTGCTGGTGACTCATGACGTCAGCGAAGCGGTGGCGATTGCCGACCGGGTCATTCTGATCGAGGACGGCGAAGTTGGCCTCGATCTGCATGTCGAACTGCCACGCCCACGGGCGCGCGGCTCGCATCGACTGGCAGCGCTGGAAACCGAAGTGCTCAACCGTGTTCTTTCCCTGCCCGGCGAACCGCCGGAGCCGGAACCCGTGTCACCCCTGCCTACGCAACTGCGTTGGGCGCAGTGA
- the ssuC gene encoding aliphatic sulfonate ABC transporter permease SsuC has product MKKFIHSLAPWALPVLLLAVWQLSVSAGWLSTRILPAPVAVIEAGVSLVRSGEIWTHLAISGWRAALGFTIGGSIGLVLGFITGLSKWGERLLDSSVQMIRNVPHLALIPLVILWFGIDESAKIFLVALGTLFPIYLNTYHGIRNVDPALVEMARSYGLSGFSLFWQVILPGALPSILVGVRFALGFMWLTLIVAETISASSGIGYLAMNAREFLQTDVVVLAILLYAVLGKLADLAARGLERVWLRWHPAYQVARGGAA; this is encoded by the coding sequence ATGAAGAAATTTATCCACAGCCTCGCGCCTTGGGCGTTGCCGGTTTTGCTGCTGGCGGTGTGGCAGTTGTCGGTGTCGGCGGGTTGGCTGTCGACGCGGATTCTGCCGGCGCCGGTGGCGGTGATCGAAGCCGGCGTCAGTCTGGTACGCAGCGGCGAGATCTGGACGCACCTGGCGATCAGCGGCTGGCGCGCGGCACTCGGTTTTACCATCGGCGGCAGCATTGGCCTGGTCTTGGGTTTTATTACCGGGCTGTCGAAATGGGGCGAGCGCTTGCTCGACAGCTCGGTGCAGATGATCCGCAACGTGCCGCATCTGGCGCTGATTCCGCTGGTAATCCTGTGGTTCGGCATCGACGAGTCGGCGAAGATTTTTCTGGTGGCGTTGGGCACGTTGTTCCCGATCTACCTCAACACTTATCACGGCATCCGCAACGTCGACCCAGCGCTGGTGGAGATGGCGCGCAGTTATGGCTTGAGCGGTTTCAGCCTGTTCTGGCAGGTGATTCTGCCGGGTGCGCTGCCGTCGATTCTGGTTGGGGTGCGCTTCGCCCTGGGCTTTATGTGGCTGACACTGATCGTCGCTGAAACGATCTCGGCCAGCTCCGGCATCGGCTATCTGGCAATGAACGCCCGCGAGTTTTTGCAAACCGATGTGGTGGTGCTGGCGATCCTGCTTTACGCGGTGCTGGGTAAACTCGCCGACCTCGCCGCCCGTGGACTTGAGCGTGTGTGGCTGCGTTGGCACCCGGCGTATCAGGTTGCCAGAGGAGGTGCGGCATGA